CACGACAAGGCCCGCCTGAACGACATCCTCCGGACCCACGAGGTGTCGGTCTCGTGACCGCTCCGTCGCCGGCCGCGGCGTCCTCGTCGCCGGCGTCGTCGTCCGCTGCCGCACCCGGCCCTGCCGACGGCACCGACCTCCTCGCCCTCACGGCGTCGCTCGTCGACATCCCGTCGGTCAGCCGGAACGAGCGGGCCGTCACCGACCACCTCGAAGCCGCCCTCCGGTCGTCGCCCTGGCTCACCGTCGACCGCCACGGCGACAACCTCGTCGCGCGGACGACGCTGGGCCGCCGCTACCGGCTCGTCCTCGCGGGCCACACCGACACGGTTCCCGAGAACGGCAACGGGCGGGCCCGCCTGGACGGCGACACCCTCTGGGGGCTGGGGTCGTGCGACATGAAGGGCGGGGTGGCGGTCCTGCTGCACCTCGCCACGACCGTCGCCGAACCGGCCGTCGACGTCACCTACGTGTTCTACGCCGGCGAGGAGATCGAGTCCGAGCACAACGGCCTCGGCCACCTGCTGCGGGACCGCCCCGACCTCGTGGCCGGCGACGCCGCCCTGCTCGGCGAGCCGACCGGCGCCGCCATCGAGGCGGGGTGCCAGGGCACCCTTCGCCTCCAGGTGACCCTGCGGGGCGAGCGGGCGCACACGGCCCGCCCGTGGATGGGGCGCAACGCCGTACACCGCCTCGGTGGCCTGCTCACCGCGCTCGACGCGTACGACGCCCGCCAGCCCGAGCTCGACGGCTGCCGCTTCCGGGAGGCGCTCCAGGCCGTCGGCGTCGAGGGCGGCGTGGCCGGCAACGTCGTCCCCGACCGGGCGACGCTCGTGCTCAACCACCGGTTTGCGCCGGACCGCACGCCGGAGGAGGCCGAGGCCCACGTCCGCTCGGTCGTGGCGCCGTTCCTCGAAGAGGGCGATACCGTCGAGCTCGTCGACATGGCGCCCGCCGCCGCGCCGTCCCACCGCCACCCGGTGCTCGCCGCGCTCGTGCAGCGCAACGACCTCGAGGTGCGGGCCAAGCTCGGCTGGACCGACGTCGCCCGCTTCGCCGCGGCCGGCGTGCCGGCGGCGAACTTCGGCCCGGGCGACCCCACGCTCGCCCACCACGTCGACGAGCGGGTGGACCGAGCCGACCTCGACCGCGTCCACTCCGCCCTCGCCGACCTGCTCCACCGCGGCCCGTAGCGCACCGCCGCCGACGCGGTCAGTGACCGGGGGCCGCAACACCGCCCGTACACTCCCCGTCGTTGCCCAGGGACGGACGAGGAGGACGTCGATGATCGAGGTCGGTCAGGAGGCTCCGGACTTCGAGCTGCCGAGCACCGCTGGTGGCCCGGTTCGCCTGTCGTCGTTCCGGGGCGATCGCCCCGTCGTCGTGGTCTTCTATCCGTTCACCTTCACCAGGGTGTGCCAGGGCGAGCTGTGCCAGCTGCGGGACGACTTCGCGCCGTTCGAGTCGGCCGGCGTGCAGGTCCTCGCCGTGTCGTGCGACCCGGGGCCGTCGCAGCGGAAGTGGGCCGAGGAGCAGGGCTACCAGTTCCCGGTGCTGTCCGACTTCTGGCCGCACGGCGCCGTCGCCCGCGCCTACGGCGTGTTCAACGAGGCGCTCGGCTGCGCCAACCGGGCGACCTTCGTCGTGGACCGGGACGGGCGGGTCGTCGACGTGTTCGGGACCGACACGCTCGGCACGCCGCGCGAGCACGAGCGCTACGGCGAGGCGCTCGCCAAGCTCGCCGCCTGACCGGCCCGTCGGCGCCGCCGCCCCGCTACAGCTTGCGCAGCACGGTGACCACCCGCCCGTAGATCGTCACGTCGCCGGGGTCGAAGGCCATCGGCTCCAGGCGAGGGTTGTGGGGCACGAGGACGACCTGGCCCCCGCGACGGTCGAAGGTCTTCACCGTCGCCTCCTCGCCGGGGATGCCGGCCACGACGACGTCGCCCTTGTCGGCGGTCTCCTGGACGCGGGCGACCACGAAGTCGCCGTCCACGATGCCGGCCTCGACCATCGAGTCGCCCCTCACCCGGAGCATGAACAGGTCGCCCTCACCGGTGAAGTCGGCCGGGAGCGGCACCAGCTCCTCGACGTTCTCCTGGGCGAGGACGTTGGTCCCGGCGGCGACGTCGCCGACGAGGGGGACGTGCCGCATCGGCCGGCGCTCCACCGCGGCGCCGGAGGCGGCGTCGTAGCGGACCTCGATGGCGCGCGGCTTGGTCGGGTCCCGCCGGAGGTAGCCCAGGCGCTGGAGCGTGGCCAGGTGGGCGTGGACCGTCGACGGGGAGGTGAGCCCCACCGACTCGCCGATCTCCCTGACCGAGGGCGGGTAGCCGCGCGCTCGCAGGTGGCGCTCGATGACGTCGAGGATCTCCCGCTGACGGGAGGTGAGGGAGCCGTCGGGCATCGGTGCCTCCTGGTCGAACATGCGTTTGGCGCAAGGTAGCACGGTGAGCGAGGCGGGGCAAACACCCGTTCGCATCCGGGGTTGACACGAACACGCGTACGTGGTCTGCTGCACGGCAGACGAACACCCGTTTGGCCATCGGCCGGGCCCGGGAGCGCCCGACCGGCGGCCATAAGTGTCACACCCCCTGAGGAGAATCGCCCCATGGCCGCGATCACCCGCTCCGCCGCCCAGCCCCGCATCGACGCTCCCGAGGCGCCCCGCCCCCAGCTGCGCCTGGTCATCGGCGGCGCCGACCCCCGTTCCCGTCACCGTCGGCTCCACCCCTCGGTGTACCGCCGGCGCCGCGTCGCCGCGCTGGCCGTGCTGTTCGTGCTCGTCGCCGGCCTGTCCGCCGTGCTGACGGCGGCGCTGGCGGGCTCGCCCGCGCCCACCCCGGCCGGCGCGGCGTCATCGGCCGCCGACCCCGCGGCCAGGTACGTGGTCCAGCCGGGCGACTCCATCTGGTCGGTGGCCAGGCGGGCCCAGCCGAGCGGCGACGTCCGCGCGCTCGTCGACCAGCTCGTCGCCGCCAACGGCGGCACCTCCGTCCAACGCGGCGACGTGCTCGTCGTGCCCTGAGCCACGGCGTCCGCGCGAGGCCGGTGCGCCGCGGTGGGCGGTAGCGTCGGCGGCGTGCGGTGCCCTCGGTGCGCCAGTGTCGACGATCGGGTGGTCGACTCCCGCCAGGCCGACGACGGGTCCGCCATCCGCCGTCGCCGGGAGTGCCTCACCTGCGGTCGCCGGTTCACGACGTTCGAGCGGCTCGAAGAGGTGCCCCTGCTCGTCGTCAAGCGCTCGGGCCAGCGGGTTCCGTTCGACCGCCGCAAGATCGTCGAGGGCATCGCCGCGGCGGCGAAGTCTCGGCCGGTGACGAGCGAGCAGATGGAGGACATCGCCGCCGAGATCGAGGAAGGACTGCGCCTCGACGGGGTCGGCGACGTGCCGAGCGAGCAGATCGGGCTCCGCGTCCTCGAGCGGCTCCGCGCCGTCGACCCGGTCGCCTACATGCGCTTCGCCAGCGTCTACAAGGGCTTCGAGGGCGTCGAGGACTTCGAGCGCGAGCTCGTGCTCCTCACCAAGGCGACCGAGCCGAAGCGCCACTGACCGGTCGCCTGGCCCGGCCGCCGGCGTGCGCCGGGCGTCCGCCGTCCGCCAGCCCCGGGGTGCCGGGGTAGGCCGGACCCGGCGGCTCCGCACGACCGCACGGCGGGCGTGGACAGGGCTGCACCGGGCGGCGTGGCGTACG
This genomic stretch from Acidimicrobiales bacterium harbors:
- a CDS encoding LysM domain-containing protein, which codes for MAAITRSAAQPRIDAPEAPRPQLRLVIGGADPRSRHRRLHPSVYRRRRVAALAVLFVLVAGLSAVLTAALAGSPAPTPAGAASSAADPAARYVVQPGDSIWSVARRAQPSGDVRALVDQLVAANGGTSVQRGDVLVVP
- the lexA gene encoding transcriptional repressor LexA, giving the protein MFDQEAPMPDGSLTSRQREILDVIERHLRARGYPPSVREIGESVGLTSPSTVHAHLATLQRLGYLRRDPTKPRAIEVRYDAASGAAVERRPMRHVPLVGDVAAGTNVLAQENVEELVPLPADFTGEGDLFMLRVRGDSMVEAGIVDGDFVVARVQETADKGDVVVAGIPGEEATVKTFDRRGGQVVLVPHNPRLEPMAFDPGDVTIYGRVVTVLRKL
- the dapE gene encoding succinyl-diaminopimelate desuccinylase, with the translated sequence MTAPSPAAASSSPASSSAAAPGPADGTDLLALTASLVDIPSVSRNERAVTDHLEAALRSSPWLTVDRHGDNLVARTTLGRRYRLVLAGHTDTVPENGNGRARLDGDTLWGLGSCDMKGGVAVLLHLATTVAEPAVDVTYVFYAGEEIESEHNGLGHLLRDRPDLVAGDAALLGEPTGAAIEAGCQGTLRLQVTLRGERAHTARPWMGRNAVHRLGGLLTALDAYDARQPELDGCRFREALQAVGVEGGVAGNVVPDRATLVLNHRFAPDRTPEEAEAHVRSVVAPFLEEGDTVELVDMAPAAAPSHRHPVLAALVQRNDLEVRAKLGWTDVARFAAAGVPAANFGPGDPTLAHHVDERVDRADLDRVHSALADLLHRGP
- a CDS encoding peroxiredoxin; amino-acid sequence: MIEVGQEAPDFELPSTAGGPVRLSSFRGDRPVVVVFYPFTFTRVCQGELCQLRDDFAPFESAGVQVLAVSCDPGPSQRKWAEEQGYQFPVLSDFWPHGAVARAYGVFNEALGCANRATFVVDRDGRVVDVFGTDTLGTPREHERYGEALAKLAA
- the nrdR gene encoding transcriptional regulator NrdR, which produces MRCPRCASVDDRVVDSRQADDGSAIRRRRECLTCGRRFTTFERLEEVPLLVVKRSGQRVPFDRRKIVEGIAAAAKSRPVTSEQMEDIAAEIEEGLRLDGVGDVPSEQIGLRVLERLRAVDPVAYMRFASVYKGFEGVEDFERELVLLTKATEPKRH